From Nitrososphaerales archaeon, one genomic window encodes:
- a CDS encoding HAD family phosphatase encodes MRGIRGEISWEHGLAQRIELVRGVTHQQCMRVANSLPIMKGAVEATERLKKMGCLMVGVSGGFSLLTNRVKSELGMDHVFSNELVFHDSRLVGYGLLVNVNKAQILRTAFGSMFDGMRKIAVVDGANDVDLFDLVDLRVAFNAQEVVRKRADAKIETKDLRPIVEMAKEQLEKEGAAQPRFSRQPASG; translated from the coding sequence ATGAGGGGCATCAGGGGAGAGATAAGCTGGGAGCACGGACTCGCCCAGAGGATTGAGCTCGTCAGGGGCGTCACGCACCAGCAGTGCATGCGCGTCGCGAACTCACTGCCCATCATGAAGGGCGCAGTCGAGGCAACTGAGCGGTTGAAGAAGATGGGATGCCTGATGGTCGGCGTCAGCGGCGGGTTCTCACTCCTCACAAACAGGGTGAAGAGCGAGCTAGGCATGGACCACGTCTTCTCCAACGAGCTCGTCTTCCACGACAGCAGACTCGTGGGGTACGGCCTCCTCGTCAACGTCAACAAGGCGCAGATACTCAGGACGGCCTTCGGGAGCATGTTCGATGGAATGAGGAAAATCGCCGTCGTGGACGGGGCCAACGATGTCGACCTCTTCGACCTGGTCGACCTACGAGTCGCTTTCAATGCGCAGGAGGTGGTGAGGAAGAGGGCCGACGCCAAGATCGAGACGAAGGACCTTCGCCCTATCGTTGAGATGGCGAAGGAGCAGCTCGAGAAGGAGGGCGCTGCGCAGCCCAGATTCTCCCGGCAGCCAGCCTCCGGGTAG